In one window of Pseudoalteromonas sp. N1230-9 DNA:
- the astD gene encoding succinylglutamate-semialdehyde dehydrogenase: MSVTTQLIDNQWQAGLGHDFSSINPSNGEVVWQGKTATAGQVADAIKAARCAQLGWADMALEERIVILENFAAQLKEHSEEFATIIARETGKPLWETRTEVGAMTGKIAISIKAYHERTGTTENPMPGAKAFIRHKPHGVVAVFGPYNFPGHLPNGHIVPAILAGNTVVFKPSELTPHVAEFTLKLWLKAGLPAGVINLVQGEVDTGIALASHQDIDGLFFTGSSNTGHLLHKQFAGHPGKILALEMGGNNPLIVKDVTDVSAAVHDIIQSGFITSGQRCTCSRRLFIENSANGDAILEKLIAATKHIKVADSFSEDQPFMGAMISEKAALGMVAAQQQLLDMGATSLVELKHLEPGTGFVSPGIIDVTAVKDMPDEEHFGPLIKVYRYTDFDSAINEANNTSFGLSAGLLSDDSDDYQHFLKRIRAGIVNWNRPITGASSAAPFGGIGASGNHRASAYYAADYCAYPVASVEADKVNLPQTLAPGLIIE, translated from the coding sequence ATGAGTGTCACAACTCAACTTATCGATAACCAATGGCAAGCAGGCCTTGGTCATGATTTTAGCTCAATCAACCCAAGTAATGGCGAGGTTGTTTGGCAAGGTAAAACAGCCACGGCTGGGCAAGTCGCTGATGCAATAAAAGCAGCTCGTTGTGCGCAGCTAGGCTGGGCTGATATGGCCCTTGAAGAGCGTATTGTTATTCTTGAAAACTTTGCGGCTCAGCTTAAAGAGCACAGCGAAGAGTTTGCAACGATTATCGCCCGTGAAACAGGTAAACCACTTTGGGAAACACGTACCGAAGTAGGCGCAATGACGGGTAAGATTGCCATTTCAATTAAAGCTTATCACGAACGTACTGGGACCACAGAAAACCCAATGCCTGGCGCTAAAGCATTTATTCGTCATAAGCCACATGGTGTTGTTGCGGTGTTTGGTCCTTATAACTTCCCGGGTCACTTACCGAACGGTCATATTGTGCCTGCTATTTTAGCGGGTAATACAGTTGTATTTAAGCCATCAGAACTAACGCCTCATGTTGCTGAGTTTACCTTAAAGCTTTGGCTAAAAGCAGGCTTACCAGCCGGTGTCATCAACCTTGTTCAAGGTGAAGTAGACACAGGTATTGCTTTGGCCTCTCATCAAGATATTGATGGCTTATTCTTTACGGGTAGCTCCAATACAGGTCACCTATTACATAAGCAATTTGCAGGTCACCCAGGTAAAATCTTAGCGCTAGAGATGGGTGGTAATAACCCACTGATCGTAAAAGATGTCACAGATGTAAGTGCCGCTGTTCACGACATTATTCAGTCTGGTTTCATTACGTCTGGCCAACGTTGTACGTGTTCTCGTCGTTTATTCATTGAGAACTCGGCAAATGGCGATGCAATTTTAGAAAAGTTAATTGCTGCAACAAAACACATTAAAGTCGCCGACAGCTTCAGCGAAGATCAACCATTTATGGGTGCAATGATCAGCGAAAAAGCAGCCTTAGGTATGGTTGCAGCTCAGCAGCAGTTACTTGATATGGGAGCAACCTCGCTTGTCGAGCTTAAGCATCTTGAACCGGGTACTGGTTTTGTAAGCCCAGGTATTATTGATGTAACGGCTGTTAAAGACATGCCTGATGAAGAGCACTTTGGTCCGCTTATCAAGGTATACCGTTATACAGATTTCGATAGTGCGATTAATGAAGCAAATAACACCTCATTTGGTTTATCTGCTGGTTTATTAAGTGATGATAGCGATGACTACCAGCATTTCTTAAAACGTATTCGTGCCGGTATCGTTAACTGGAACCGACCAATTACAGGCGCATCAAGCGCCGCACCGTTTGGTGGTATTGGTGCCAGTGGTAACCACAGAGCAAGCGCTTATTATGCTGCTGACTACTGTGCATACCCTGTTGCTTCTGTTGAAGCCGATAAAGTTAACTTACCACAGACCCTTGCGCCGGGCTTAATTATTGAATAA
- the astA gene encoding arginine N-succinyltransferase yields the protein MQVLRPITANDFAALKQIAMESGHGFTSLPVDDTLLQEKIDRAEQSFAKNINKPQDETYLFVLEDSKTGNVIGTTAIEAAVGMSVPLYHYHLGKTVHHSRTLNVYNTVDILSMCNDYTGCSEICTLFLREQNRKGLTGRFLSRSRFLFMAQHSERFADTIIAEMRGVSDEDGHSPFWQWLQEHFFSIEFPQADHLVGLGDKVFISELMPKYPIYANLLSKKAQAVIGKVHEKTKPALKLLEKEGFEHRGYVDLFDAGPTVEAKLGNIRSVRESQVCPITIGELAHINEKSSDTLAICNQGVNDFRATFTKHAHYNHAKHTLIISQEVADALKLKQGDAARFFRL from the coding sequence ATGCAAGTATTACGTCCTATCACAGCAAATGATTTTGCTGCGTTAAAGCAAATAGCGATGGAGTCTGGTCATGGGTTTACCTCATTACCTGTTGATGACACCTTGCTACAAGAAAAAATCGACCGCGCCGAGCAAAGTTTTGCAAAAAACATCAATAAACCACAAGACGAAACCTATTTATTTGTTTTAGAAGACAGTAAAACGGGTAACGTTATCGGCACTACAGCTATTGAAGCCGCTGTAGGTATGTCGGTGCCTTTGTATCATTACCATCTTGGAAAAACTGTTCACCATTCACGTACTCTCAACGTGTATAACACCGTTGATATTCTGAGTATGTGTAATGACTACACAGGCTGCTCAGAGATTTGCACCTTGTTCTTACGTGAGCAAAATCGCAAAGGTTTAACGGGTCGCTTTTTATCACGTTCTCGCTTTTTATTTATGGCCCAGCACAGTGAGCGTTTTGCTGACACCATCATCGCAGAAATGCGTGGTGTAAGTGATGAAGACGGTCATTCACCTTTTTGGCAGTGGTTACAAGAACACTTTTTTAGCATTGAGTTCCCGCAGGCTGATCATTTAGTGGGTTTAGGCGATAAAGTTTTTATCAGCGAATTAATGCCTAAGTACCCTATTTATGCCAACTTATTAAGCAAAAAAGCGCAAGCTGTGATTGGTAAGGTTCATGAAAAAACTAAGCCTGCACTTAAACTTTTAGAAAAAGAAGGGTTTGAGCACCGTGGGTATGTCGACCTATTTGATGCAGGGCCCACTGTTGAAGCAAAACTTGGCAATATTCGCAGTGTTCGTGAGTCACAAGTGTGCCCTATCACCATCGGTGAGCTTGCACATATTAATGAGAAAAGCTCAGATACATTAGCGATATGTAATCAAGGCGTGAATGACTTTAGAGCAACATTCACCAAACATGCTCATTATAACCACGCTAAGCACACGCTAATCATCAGCCAAGAAGTGGCAGATGCACTTAAATTAAAACAAGGGGATGCAGCACGGTTCTTCCGTTTGTAA
- a CDS encoding aspartate aminotransferase family protein: MQVTRELFNDVMVPNYNPSEVIPVRGEGSRVWDQNGKEFIDFAGGIAVNCLGHCHPALVNALKEQGEKIWHLSNVMTNEPALRLAKKLTDATFADKVYFANSGAEANEAALKLARRWALDVHGEQKNQIIAFNKGFHGRTFFTVTVGGQAAYSDGFGPKPAAVDHCDYNDLAAFEALISDNTCAVMMEPLQGEGGIISPTSEFIKGVRALCDKHNALLIFDEVQTGVGRTGDLYAYQGLGVTPDILTTAKALGGGFPIGAMITTASIAEHLKVGTHGSTYGGNPLACAVAEAAFDTVNSEEVLAGVKEREQLLRDGFAAINEKYDVFSEVRGKGLLLGAVLNSKFEGRARDFLVASTKHGLMSLVAGTNVVRFTPSLVIPLEDIKEGLARFEKAVADVVNG; this comes from the coding sequence ATGCAAGTAACAAGAGAACTTTTTAACGACGTAATGGTACCAAACTACAACCCATCAGAGGTTATTCCTGTTCGCGGTGAAGGCTCACGTGTTTGGGATCAAAACGGTAAAGAATTTATCGATTTTGCAGGTGGTATTGCTGTTAACTGTTTAGGCCATTGTCACCCAGCGCTTGTCAATGCACTAAAAGAGCAAGGCGAAAAAATTTGGCACTTATCAAACGTAATGACAAATGAGCCTGCACTGCGCTTAGCTAAAAAATTAACGGACGCTACATTTGCCGATAAAGTGTATTTTGCAAACTCAGGTGCAGAAGCTAACGAAGCAGCATTAAAATTAGCGCGTCGCTGGGCATTAGATGTACACGGCGAGCAAAAAAACCAAATCATCGCGTTTAACAAAGGTTTCCACGGTCGTACATTCTTCACTGTTACCGTTGGTGGTCAAGCTGCTTACTCTGATGGCTTTGGCCCTAAACCTGCTGCTGTTGATCACTGTGACTATAACGATTTAGCTGCGTTTGAAGCACTTATCAGCGACAACACATGTGCCGTAATGATGGAGCCATTACAAGGTGAAGGCGGTATCATTTCGCCAACGAGCGAATTTATTAAAGGTGTTCGCGCGTTATGTGACAAACACAATGCTTTACTTATTTTTGATGAAGTACAAACAGGTGTTGGCCGTACCGGCGATTTATACGCATACCAAGGTTTAGGTGTAACACCAGATATCCTAACAACAGCAAAAGCACTAGGTGGTGGTTTCCCTATCGGTGCGATGATCACAACGGCGAGTATTGCAGAGCATTTAAAAGTAGGCACACATGGTTCAACTTACGGCGGTAACCCACTTGCATGTGCTGTAGCTGAAGCGGCTTTTGATACTGTTAATAGCGAAGAAGTACTCGCTGGTGTTAAAGAGCGTGAACAACTTTTACGCGACGGTTTTGCTGCAATCAACGAAAAATACGACGTATTTAGTGAAGTACGTGGTAAAGGCCTATTATTAGGTGCGGTACTTAACAGCAAATTTGAAGGCCGTGCACGTGATTTCCTAGTAGCAAGCACAAAACACGGTTTAATGAGCCTTGTTGCGGGTACAAACGTTGTGCGCTTTACGCCATCTTTAGTTATCCCTCTTGAGGATATCAAAGAAGGTTTAGCTCGCTTTGAAAAAGCGGTTGCAGACGTTGTAAACGGTTAA
- a CDS encoding Lrp/AsnC family transcriptional regulator — translation MITTQDEKLLSILRTNARASISDLARALNLSRSTVQSRMLKLEETGVIKGYSVDYGDAYLSQMVSAHVSIKVKQKLTTKTNLELKQIDAISQLYAISGEFDLIAVVQAQNLEKLSHLLDDIGNLDGVERTTSSVILETKFKR, via the coding sequence GTGATAACGACACAAGACGAAAAGCTATTATCTATACTAAGAACAAATGCCCGTGCGAGTATTTCAGACCTTGCCAGAGCGCTTAACTTATCGCGCTCAACAGTGCAAAGCCGAATGTTAAAACTAGAAGAAACAGGTGTGATCAAAGGCTATAGCGTAGATTATGGCGATGCTTATTTGAGCCAAATGGTATCGGCCCACGTTTCGATTAAAGTGAAACAAAAATTGACTACCAAAACGAATCTTGAACTAAAGCAGATTGATGCTATTTCACAGCTCTATGCAATTAGTGGTGAGTTTGATTTGATTGCCGTTGTGCAAGCGCAAAACCTTGAAAAGTTAAGCCACCTGCTAGATGACATTGGTAACTTAGATGGTGTTGAGCGAACAACGTCATCGGTGATTTTAGAGACGAAGTTTAAACGTTAA
- a CDS encoding putative bifunctional diguanylate cyclase/phosphodiesterase: protein MITIVAFLYGLNILLVKQVNDLSYQPSTTVLSTFASTSSNIEPAPWYNILLSGQYTLTHNNQNYVVVKADTQTVTAIETKQLITSTLMAPINIIILLLLIIAITWLVSLRRQSDSMKQTIKELNIQTSALLSSLNLTNTHSASQSTLCNLQANVHALSAHITTYTRESQASICQDKLTLLIDRHAYLEHLARQLSVAEIDKLNCALLFIDLDGFKQVNDSFGHSFGDEVLIQVAARLTGVLRHHKLNNISATSQLEQNLARLGGDEFSIFINHLTSKEQALEIAKNVLKEIERDFVLGNKLIKISASIGIATYPDSAATPHALLQMADVAMYRAKTDGRGIFKVYSPEMGNKMRRYHYLLEEMRLAIASENFHLFFQPIVDVDDCAIDYFEALVRWEHPVEGAISPVEFIPIAEESNLILELGDWIMLESCRQMAAWYNAGMKKVKISVNISGIQLKHRAIYDWVMAKLSKTGLPATAVMLEITESTLITASKKIINDLEKLRREGITIAIDDFGTGFSSLSTLADLPIDVIKLDRLFIAQANDNPKYNKILHSVSELGHKLGLKIVAEGVEELAQFELVKSMGIRSVQGYLVSQPESSFNVGHKVLQDNVNFIATTGTSVWNIQRQH, encoded by the coding sequence ATGATAACCATAGTAGCTTTCTTGTATGGTTTGAATATTTTATTAGTTAAACAAGTTAACGATCTTTCTTATCAACCAAGCACAACTGTGCTTTCAACTTTTGCAAGCACCTCATCAAATATAGAGCCTGCCCCTTGGTACAACATCCTGTTAAGTGGTCAATACACGCTCACTCATAACAACCAAAATTACGTTGTCGTTAAAGCCGACACACAAACAGTCACGGCAATTGAGACAAAGCAGCTCATTACTTCAACTTTGATGGCACCTATTAATATTATCATTTTGTTGCTGTTAATTATTGCTATCACTTGGTTGGTCAGCCTAAGACGTCAAAGCGATAGCATGAAACAGACGATTAAAGAACTTAACATTCAAACTTCAGCCCTACTCTCCAGCCTAAACCTTACTAACACACATTCAGCTTCGCAATCTACCCTTTGTAATTTGCAAGCAAATGTTCATGCCTTGAGCGCGCACATTACCACCTACACTCGCGAGTCTCAGGCGAGTATTTGCCAAGACAAATTAACCCTACTGATAGACCGTCATGCATATTTAGAGCATTTAGCCAGACAACTAAGTGTTGCAGAGATAGATAAACTCAATTGTGCGCTTTTATTTATCGATTTAGATGGTTTTAAGCAGGTAAATGATTCATTTGGCCACAGCTTTGGCGATGAAGTACTTATTCAGGTAGCAGCTCGCTTAACGGGTGTGCTTCGCCATCACAAGCTCAATAATATTTCTGCCACCAGCCAGCTTGAACAAAACTTAGCTCGCTTGGGAGGAGATGAATTTTCTATCTTTATTAATCACCTGACCTCGAAAGAGCAAGCACTTGAAATTGCTAAAAATGTTTTAAAAGAAATCGAGAGGGATTTTGTGCTCGGTAATAAGCTGATTAAGATCAGCGCAAGCATAGGCATTGCAACCTACCCTGACAGCGCAGCGACACCTCACGCATTACTGCAAATGGCTGATGTGGCGATGTATCGTGCCAAAACTGATGGCCGTGGTATTTTTAAAGTGTATTCGCCTGAAATGGGCAATAAAATGCGTCGCTATCATTACTTACTTGAGGAAATGCGCCTTGCAATTGCCTCTGAAAATTTTCATTTATTTTTTCAACCGATCGTAGATGTTGACGATTGCGCAATCGATTATTTTGAAGCTTTGGTACGCTGGGAGCATCCAGTTGAGGGCGCTATTTCACCTGTTGAGTTTATTCCCATTGCTGAAGAATCGAATCTTATTTTAGAACTCGGCGATTGGATCATGCTTGAATCATGTCGGCAGATGGCTGCATGGTATAACGCGGGGATGAAGAAAGTTAAAATATCGGTGAATATTTCTGGCATTCAGTTAAAACACCGTGCAATTTATGATTGGGTAATGGCCAAACTTTCTAAAACAGGACTGCCAGCAACTGCTGTTATGTTGGAAATAACAGAGTCGACATTAATCACCGCAAGTAAAAAAATTATAAACGACCTAGAAAAATTACGCCGTGAGGGTATCACTATCGCCATTGATGACTTTGGTACTGGTTTTAGCTCTTTAAGCACCCTTGCTGACTTACCGATTGATGTAATAAAACTGGACAGACTGTTTATTGCGCAAGCCAATGACAACCCAAAATATAATAAAATACTTCACTCTGTCAGTGAGTTAGGCCATAAACTGGGGTTAAAGATTGTGGCTGAAGGCGTTGAAGAGCTTGCACAATTTGAGCTAGTTAAATCAATGGGTATTAGAAGTGTGCAGGGTTACTTAGTTAGCCAACCAGAATCATCTTTTAATGTAGGCCATAAAGTACTCCAAGATAACGTCAATTTTATTGCAACAACAGGCACAAGTGTTTGGAATATACAGAGACAACATTAA